AATACGCATTCGGGACTTTTGAGACATCCACGTTTGATACAACGCATCTCTGTCTTGTTCGGTGAATTCCATAGTGACTCCTTTATAATTCATATCAATCAATTGTCCGTCTTTTCACACATAGCATGTCAGGGCTAGGTTAATGGAAACCAAAGGTTTAGTTTGTATAAGCGTACAATTTGGTTATAGGGACAAAGTATGATGGCTATAAAACATTCACTGCAAACAGCGCCCCAGTACCAACTAGGCGTTACCCACATAGGCAAACTCTGACATGAATTGATTTCTAGAGCGCTTACTTCAAATATTCCATTTTTAACAGCTAAATATCTATTTTTAACAACTAGGTATATAGATAAAAACGGATGTCTGAGCATCCGTTTTCTTACTCAAAGAATACGTAGACTGGCGTTGTTTAGTGCAAGTAAGCGAAGTACATAATAATCAAAGCAGATAGTGATCAGCGAGAAGAGCAACAAACAAGGTCATAAGATGATAGATAGAAAACTTAAAAGTCTTCATTGCCATATTAGGCTTGTCACAATACTTGAGTACCCATGCGTGGTACACAAACCCAATATTCAGTACCAATGAAGCACTTAAGTATATCCAACTACTCATACCGACCAATACTGGCAATACACACACAACGCTAAGCAAAAATGTATAAAGCAAAATTGACGTTTTGGTGTATTCGATCCCATGAGTCACTGGCAACATAGGAATGTTCACTTTGGCATATTCGTCACGACGATGAATCGCCAGTGCCCAAAAGTGCGGAGGTGTCCAAATAAAGATGATCATCACCAACAACCAAGCGTTTGAATGCAATTCATTGGTGACTGCTGTCCACCCCAGCAAAGGTGGCATCGCGCCTGCGATCCCAGCTATAACGATGTTCTGAGGCGTAGCTCGCTTCAAGTACATGGTATA
This genomic window from Vibrio toranzoniae contains:
- the cyoE gene encoding heme o synthase, whose amino-acid sequence is MVSRTSTRHELVAQERASNQEIAANNEIASNSELASKNNATWKVYLTLTKPKVVALMLLTALVGMCLAVPNGLPLQQTLFGMIGIGLMAGSAAAFNHLIDKKIDGQMSRTNRRPLPSGELSSMRVFSFATGIGLLGFVTLVVWVNQLTAWLTFASLLGYAVIYTMYLKRATPQNIVIAGIAGAMPPLLGWTAVTNELHSNAWLLVMIIFIWTPPHFWALAIHRRDEYAKVNIPMLPVTHGIEYTKTSILLYTFLLSVVCVLPVLVGMSSWIYLSASLVLNIGFVYHAWVLKYCDKPNMAMKTFKFSIYHLMTLFVALLADHYLL